One stretch of Castor canadensis chromosome 12, mCasCan1.hap1v2, whole genome shotgun sequence DNA includes these proteins:
- the Arid5a gene encoding AT-rich interactive domain-containing protein 5A isoform X1 — translation MAPTVKGKRKQSEEGDPQDPPVSPKPDGEKSRSHSPIHLEDSPEAGGEREEEQAFLVSLYKFMKERHTPIERVPHLGFKQINLWKIYKAVEKLGAYELVTGRRLWKNVYDELGGSPGSTSAATCTRRHYERLVLPYVRHLKGEDDKPLPPSKPRKQYKMAKESRGDDGATERPKKAKEERQVDQMMPGKTKTDATDLPQLPNQGPPRDSTKPLGPDSGPSLPFVGASGCPEAYKQLLSSFYCKGTHGIMSPLAKKKLLAQVSKAEALQCREEGCHHGVGGPNRESPESPRSPRRLAENSGHLLTPQEGLQAPGGSIRVEAQVGPCPAASIFTGCFHAYPTEVLKPISQHPRDFFCSFKDGVLGPPGKEEGLQAKEPQLVWGGDASRPSAFHKGGSRKSSFYPKPKACWVSPMAKGPAESPVPPSTLHSSPGLSNKRSLEEEGFAHSGKKLRAVSPFLKEVDAKECGAKPPAPGLAVSCLLGPALGPAAPEAYRGTMLRCPLNFTSAADPLKGQAALPFSPLVIPAFPAHFLATTGPSPMATGLMHFPPTSFDSALSHRLGPTSSAWHIPPVTTYAAPHFSFHLNTKL, via the exons ATGG CACCCACtgttaaagggaaaaggaaacagTCAGAGGAGGGTGATCCTCAGGACCCCCCTGTGTCCCCGAAACCTGATGGTGAAAAGAGCAGGAGCCACAGCCCCATCCATCTGGAG GACTCCCCTGAGGCAGGCGGGGAGCGGGAGGAGGAGCAGGCCTTCCTGGTCAGCCTCTACAAGTTCATGAAGGAGCGACACACGCCCATCGAGAGGGTGCCCCATCTCGGCTTCAAGCAGA TTAACCTGTGGAAGATTTACAAGGCAGTGGAGAAACTGGGGGCCTACGAGCTG GTAACTGGCCGCCGCCTTTGGAAGAACGTGTACGACGAGCTGGGGGGCAGCCCGGGCAGCACGAGTGCGGCCACATGCACGCGCCGCCACTATGAGAG GTTGGTCCTCCCTTATGTGCGGCACCTAAAGGGGGAGGATGACAAGCCACTGCCCCCCTCCAAGCCTAGGAAACAATACAAGATGGCCAAGGAGTCACGGGGGGATGATGGGGCCACAGAGAGGCCGAAGAAGGCCAAGGAGGAGAGGCAAGTGGaccag ATGATGCCAGGAAAGACCAAAACAGATGCCACTGACCTGCCACAGCTTCCCAACCAGGGCCCCCCCAGGGACAGCACGAAACCACTGGGCCCAGATTCTGGGCCCTCTCTGCCCTTTGTGGGTGCCAGTGGCTGCCCTGAGGCCTACAAGCAGCTCCTGTCCAGCTTCTATTGCAAAGGGACACATGGCATCATGTCACCACTGGCGAAAAAGAAGCTCCTGGCCCAGGTCAGCAAGGCAGAGGCCTTGCAGTGCCGGGAGGAGGGCTGTCACCATGGAGTGGGTGGCCCCAACAGGGAGTCCCCAGAGAGTCCCCGGAGCCCAAGAAGGCTGGCTGAGAACTCGGGGCACCTGCTGACCCCTCAGGAGGGATTGCAGGCCCCTGGGGGCAGCATCAGAGTGGAGGCTCAGGTGGGCCCCTGCCCGGCAGCCTCCATCTTCACAGGCTGTTTCCATGCCTACCCCACTGAAGTGCTAAAGCCCATCAGTCAGCACCCCCGGGACTTCTTCTGCAGTTTTAAAGATGGGGTGCTGGGGCCTCCTGGCAAAGAGGAAGGGCTGCAAGCCAAGGAGCCCCAGCTGGTGTGGGGTGGGGATGCCAGCCGCCCCTCTGCATTCCATAAAGGTGGCTCCAGAAAGAGCAGCTTCTACCCTAAGCCCAAAGCCTGCTGGGTGTCTCCCATGGCTAAGGGCCCTGCTGAGAGTCCCGTGCCCCCGTCCACCCTCCACAGCAGTCCAGGCCTCAGTAACAAGCGCAGCCTGGAAGAAGAGGGCTTTGCCCACAGTGGCAAAAAACTGCGGGCAGTATCTCCTTTTCTGAAGGAGGTGGATGCCAAGGAATGTGGGGCCAAACCACCAGCTCCTGGCCTGGCTGTCTCCTGCCTGCTTGGCCCAGCCCTGGGGCCTGCTGCCCCGGAAGCCTACAGAGGCACTATGCTGCGCTGCCCACTCAACTTTACCAGTGCCGCAGACCCTTTGAAGGGCCAAGCTGCACTCCCCTTCAGTCCTCTGGTCATCCCAGCCTTCCCAGCCCACTTCCTGGCCACTACAGGCCCCTCACCCATGGCCACTGGCCTGATGCACTTCCCCCCCACATCCTTCGACAGTGCCCTCAGCCACAGACTCGGCCCCACTTCCTCTGCCTGGCACATACCACCTGTCACAACCTATGCAGCGCCCCACTTCTCCTTCCACCTCAACACTAAGCTGTAG
- the Arid5a gene encoding AT-rich interactive domain-containing protein 5A isoform X2 produces the protein MKERHTPIERVPHLGFKQINLWKIYKAVEKLGAYELVTGRRLWKNVYDELGGSPGSTSAATCTRRHYERLVLPYVRHLKGEDDKPLPPSKPRKQYKMAKESRGDDGATERPKKAKEERQVDQMMPGKTKTDATDLPQLPNQGPPRDSTKPLGPDSGPSLPFVGASGCPEAYKQLLSSFYCKGTHGIMSPLAKKKLLAQVSKAEALQCREEGCHHGVGGPNRESPESPRSPRRLAENSGHLLTPQEGLQAPGGSIRVEAQVGPCPAASIFTGCFHAYPTEVLKPISQHPRDFFCSFKDGVLGPPGKEEGLQAKEPQLVWGGDASRPSAFHKGGSRKSSFYPKPKACWVSPMAKGPAESPVPPSTLHSSPGLSNKRSLEEEGFAHSGKKLRAVSPFLKEVDAKECGAKPPAPGLAVSCLLGPALGPAAPEAYRGTMLRCPLNFTSAADPLKGQAALPFSPLVIPAFPAHFLATTGPSPMATGLMHFPPTSFDSALSHRLGPTSSAWHIPPVTTYAAPHFSFHLNTKL, from the exons ATGAAGGAGCGACACACGCCCATCGAGAGGGTGCCCCATCTCGGCTTCAAGCAGA TTAACCTGTGGAAGATTTACAAGGCAGTGGAGAAACTGGGGGCCTACGAGCTG GTAACTGGCCGCCGCCTTTGGAAGAACGTGTACGACGAGCTGGGGGGCAGCCCGGGCAGCACGAGTGCGGCCACATGCACGCGCCGCCACTATGAGAG GTTGGTCCTCCCTTATGTGCGGCACCTAAAGGGGGAGGATGACAAGCCACTGCCCCCCTCCAAGCCTAGGAAACAATACAAGATGGCCAAGGAGTCACGGGGGGATGATGGGGCCACAGAGAGGCCGAAGAAGGCCAAGGAGGAGAGGCAAGTGGaccag ATGATGCCAGGAAAGACCAAAACAGATGCCACTGACCTGCCACAGCTTCCCAACCAGGGCCCCCCCAGGGACAGCACGAAACCACTGGGCCCAGATTCTGGGCCCTCTCTGCCCTTTGTGGGTGCCAGTGGCTGCCCTGAGGCCTACAAGCAGCTCCTGTCCAGCTTCTATTGCAAAGGGACACATGGCATCATGTCACCACTGGCGAAAAAGAAGCTCCTGGCCCAGGTCAGCAAGGCAGAGGCCTTGCAGTGCCGGGAGGAGGGCTGTCACCATGGAGTGGGTGGCCCCAACAGGGAGTCCCCAGAGAGTCCCCGGAGCCCAAGAAGGCTGGCTGAGAACTCGGGGCACCTGCTGACCCCTCAGGAGGGATTGCAGGCCCCTGGGGGCAGCATCAGAGTGGAGGCTCAGGTGGGCCCCTGCCCGGCAGCCTCCATCTTCACAGGCTGTTTCCATGCCTACCCCACTGAAGTGCTAAAGCCCATCAGTCAGCACCCCCGGGACTTCTTCTGCAGTTTTAAAGATGGGGTGCTGGGGCCTCCTGGCAAAGAGGAAGGGCTGCAAGCCAAGGAGCCCCAGCTGGTGTGGGGTGGGGATGCCAGCCGCCCCTCTGCATTCCATAAAGGTGGCTCCAGAAAGAGCAGCTTCTACCCTAAGCCCAAAGCCTGCTGGGTGTCTCCCATGGCTAAGGGCCCTGCTGAGAGTCCCGTGCCCCCGTCCACCCTCCACAGCAGTCCAGGCCTCAGTAACAAGCGCAGCCTGGAAGAAGAGGGCTTTGCCCACAGTGGCAAAAAACTGCGGGCAGTATCTCCTTTTCTGAAGGAGGTGGATGCCAAGGAATGTGGGGCCAAACCACCAGCTCCTGGCCTGGCTGTCTCCTGCCTGCTTGGCCCAGCCCTGGGGCCTGCTGCCCCGGAAGCCTACAGAGGCACTATGCTGCGCTGCCCACTCAACTTTACCAGTGCCGCAGACCCTTTGAAGGGCCAAGCTGCACTCCCCTTCAGTCCTCTGGTCATCCCAGCCTTCCCAGCCCACTTCCTGGCCACTACAGGCCCCTCACCCATGGCCACTGGCCTGATGCACTTCCCCCCCACATCCTTCGACAGTGCCCTCAGCCACAGACTCGGCCCCACTTCCTCTGCCTGGCACATACCACCTGTCACAACCTATGCAGCGCCCCACTTCTCCTTCCACCTCAACACTAAGCTGTAG